In Labrus mixtus chromosome 13, fLabMix1.1, whole genome shotgun sequence, a single genomic region encodes these proteins:
- the cxcr4b gene encoding C-X-C chemokine receptor type 4b — protein sequence MLHDHRVIIMEFISFDMFDNNTDNTSEESGDFDLDFQEPCGSALSNTFNKIFLPTVYGIIFILGIIGNGLVVVVIGFQRRAKTMTDKYRLHLSVADLMFVITLPFWAVDAASTWYFRGFLCVFVHSIYTVNLYSSVLILAFISLDRYLAVVRATNSQATRKLLASRVIYVGVWLPAAVLTVPDLVFARVRNTGSSDFLFTADSMETADPRIICQRIYPQETSLIWTVVFRFQHILVGFILPGLVILICYCIIIAKLSQGTKGQALKKKALKTTVILILCFFSCWLPYCVGIFLDTLMMLNVVSTSCALQQAVEKWISITEALAYFHCCLNPILYAFLGVKFKKSARSALTANSRSSQKATLMTKKRGPISSVSTESESSSVFSS from the exons ATGTTACACGATCATCGCGTGATAATCATGGAg tttatttcCTTTGATATGTTTGACAACAATACTGACAATACCTCCGAGGAGTCAGGAGACTTTGACTTGGACTTCCAGGAGCCATGCGGCAGTGCGCTCAGCAACACTTTCAACAAGATCTTCCTGCCTACAGTTTACGGAATTATATTTATTCTGGGCATCATCGGCAATGGATTAGTCGTTGTTGTTATTGGTTTCCAGAGAAGGGCTAAAACAATGACAGACAAGTACCGGCTTCATCTCTCCGTCGCTGACCTAATGTTTGTGATCACGTTGCCTTTCTGGGCTGTGGATGCAGCAAGCACCTGGTACTTCAGagggtttctctgtgtgtttgtgcactcgATCTACACAGTCAACCTGTACAGCAGTGTGTTAATCCTGGCCTTCATCAGTCTAGACAGGTACCTGGCAGTTGTTAGGGCCACAAACAGCCAAGCCACAAGAAAGCTGCTTGCGAGCAGAGTGATCTACGTGGGTGTTTGGCTGCCTGCGGCTGTGCTGACTGTACCGGACCTGGTGTTCGCAAGGGTGCGCAACACCGGCTCTTCAGACTTCCTCTTCACCGCCGACAGCATGGAGACTGCAGACCCCAGGATAATCTGCCAGCGCATTTACCCGCAGGAAACCAGTCTCATCTGGACGGTTGTTTTCCGCTTCCAGCATATTCTGGTGGGCTTCATTCTTCCCGGCCTTGTCATCCTCATCTGTTACTGTATCATCATCGCCAAGCTGTCGCAAGGCACCAAAGGACAGGCCCTGAAGAAGAAAGCATTAAAGACCACGGTCATCCTCATCCTGTGTTTCTTCTCCTGCTGGCTGCCCTACTGTGTTGGCATCTTTTTGGACACCCTCATGATGCTCAACGTTGTCTCGACCTCCTGTGCACTGCAACAAGCAGTGGAGAAGTGGATATCCATCACTGAGGCGCTGGCCTATTTTCATTGCTGCCTAAACCCAATACTCTATGCTTTTTTGGGAGTAAAGTTCAAGAAATCTGCAAGGAGTGCGCTAACAGCCAACAGCAGATCAAGTCAGAAAGCTACtctcatgacaaaaaaaagagggccAATTTCATCTGTGTCAACTGAGTCTGAGTCCTCAAGTGTTTTTTCAAGTTAA